One genomic segment of Chloroflexota bacterium includes these proteins:
- a CDS encoding GAF domain-containing protein: protein MSLVLIASYVALVCYVSLVVVSLRQNLRNRTNLIFLVYLLTMTCWQVVFILVSLAHDSHSALLAYRLIIVSASIPLIVYYFFVQAFLMLPPHKWWNPVAWATFVTAIALTPTDLVVADVALAHPSPSGAAYLPHFGPLVAVISLAVYSVVGRTIYLLAREHRRSRSWLQKNRLRYLLSGITFVLIGTATSFVPALQIYPLDVLGNIINALLIAYVIFRYQLLDIRVVIRRGLAYVLLVGSLVSVYLLSFFALERAHQEVGGGIVLITVAGVAVLTLLVRPLRERAQLVLDRLIFREQYDAQQMLRRLSQSAATIIDLDELGKLLLGEVQTTMGIRSAYLFLRQGETGELYMAAPQDAPEHIRAIRFRPDHPLVERLTGQTTVLTRQAIEAGPQFRALWAQEREDLAHLEAELLIPLRVKNELIGIFVIGPKVSGEDYSTDDQTVLVTLANQTAVAIENAHLFAVARRVDELALLNRISSVVTSSLNVREVLETIVQAIPEVMRCQKAALFELNPQNNTLDLVAGWGLREEFIAHSQRLPVGESARALAASLNAPLVVGDIFTDPRFADFVALARTEGFRAFVDVPLRGKEGTLGVLTAYYSRPHDFAANEIELLTTFANQAAIAIENARLYGRTDESLRERVRELTALQRVGLQVASTLNLQEVLDRVVQAIVSLGYQAALLAQYEEETSSFTVRAYSIDPALVEAGESLAGMKVIEGKVALAQKENLGVQATLTGRVYTTHSLYDLFRPVVSAEICQIVQEMAGIKTMATIPLMIKNKPVGNILVATVRETITDDEIHSLQAFAHQAALAIENARLYQSEQERRKVADTLREVAGVLGSTLDLRDVLDRILEQLGKLVAYDSASIILLSGQTIRIAAGRGFPDLERALQVSFSLEEDALARHIVETRQPLFLPDAQKDGRFRGLGGTEYVRGWLGVPLLVKGEVIGLLTVDHRQPGAYSEEMARTALAFANQAALAIENARLYEEAQARVRELSALTRVGEAINRALSLEEILDIVLREAMTLVGREEGSIVLLDPRTNTMRIATQRGLPPEAVESFNTRPVYAHEGTFGVVIQTGEMLEIPDTGSDPRVLRQAGRIPPQLTNVPLRTKEGVIGVIALDAIPPDDRARGLLLALADLAAIAIQRARLFEAERTRAAQMALISKVSEKAASFLEADRLIQEVTHAIRESFHYYNVAFFLVDEEHRRLLLRAASGGYERFVAEGYQQSLDEGIIGYVARTGRSWLANDISKDPYYIPGFLPEVLTKSELCVPIKMGDKVIGALDVQSIRLNEFGQEDVVAMEVLADRIATAIQNARLYEQEQRRATQLRTVSEVAKDVTSLLELDILLYRVVDLLARTFGYHYANILLVDPGTQELVLRASAGQKGGAAPGIRLKVGERGITGWVAGSGQPLLVNDVDKEPRYYFVEEMKETRSELAVPIKLREEVIGVLDVQSAQLGAFGAGDLEILQTLADQVAIAIENARLYAAEHARAVESSLLLDIANAVNSTLDLTQVLKIIAHRTARVCDVTRCSIFLLNPEGEHIVPLMSQFASGKVDKDLWARFKPETYSQAIEEIPALVQVMRQRQALVLEGETLGLLPADWVVPFGIQSVLIVPLVRKDEVIGFMALDYVEPGRQFEAGKIALASTIASQVSVAIENARLYQQAVEERRKSDTIVAETFSGIIVVDLDLRILIFNPAAETITGYRGAEVVGRRLDEVFGESLTAPNSPLSQSMAAGERVPSKELVLRGTDANRDVLMGVTPLRDHTGNIFGYLLSFTDISRLKEVDRLKSNIISNVSHELRTPLATVKAYAELLLDHLDEGDLKMRAQFLQVIERETDRLTDIVNDLLNLSRLESGRFEPRRAPLDLSQVINEVVSLLHIQAQQRRITVQVDVDTDLPPIQADREMITIVVKNLLSNAIKFSHDGGLVNVSAYEKDGNVILSVQDHGVGIPPESMPHLFEKFYRAPIAAKLGIKGAGLGLALAREATEAHGGKIEVQSELGAGSRFTVILPKEGALQEAAMTEEGGQNG, encoded by the coding sequence ATGTCCTTAGTACTGATAGCGTCTTATGTTGCGCTGGTGTGCTATGTAAGCCTGGTAGTCGTCAGCCTGCGCCAAAACCTGCGCAATCGCACCAATCTAATTTTCCTGGTTTACCTGCTGACGATGACCTGTTGGCAGGTCGTGTTCATTTTGGTCAGCCTGGCCCACGACTCCCACAGTGCGCTACTGGCTTACCGATTGATTATCGTCAGCGCCAGTATACCCCTTATCGTGTACTATTTCTTTGTGCAGGCTTTCCTGATGCTGCCCCCACACAAGTGGTGGAACCCGGTGGCCTGGGCAACTTTTGTGACGGCGATCGCCCTAACACCCACGGACTTAGTCGTGGCCGATGTTGCTCTGGCCCATCCCAGCCCCAGTGGCGCAGCATACTTGCCCCACTTCGGCCCGCTGGTAGCGGTCATCTCGCTGGCAGTCTACTCCGTTGTGGGCCGCACCATATATTTACTCGCCCGTGAACATCGGCGCAGCCGCTCCTGGCTGCAGAAGAACCGCCTCCGCTACCTGCTATCGGGAATCACCTTCGTTCTGATCGGAACGGCTACTTCGTTTGTCCCTGCCCTACAGATCTATCCTTTGGATGTTCTGGGCAATATCATCAATGCCCTGCTCATCGCTTACGTCATCTTCCGCTACCAGCTGTTAGACATCCGGGTGGTGATACGTCGGGGGTTGGCGTACGTCCTATTGGTAGGTTCTCTCGTTTCCGTATACTTACTGAGTTTCTTTGCCCTGGAGCGTGCACATCAGGAGGTGGGTGGCGGCATTGTCTTGATCACGGTGGCTGGGGTGGCGGTGTTGACCCTTCTCGTGCGGCCCCTCCGCGAGAGAGCCCAGTTGGTGCTGGACCGCCTCATCTTCCGCGAACAATACGATGCGCAGCAGATGTTGCGCCGCCTGAGCCAGAGCGCGGCAACTATCATTGACCTCGATGAACTGGGCAAGTTGCTCCTGGGAGAAGTGCAGACCACGATGGGCATTCGTTCGGCCTATCTCTTTCTGCGCCAGGGGGAGACAGGGGAGTTGTACATGGCCGCCCCTCAGGATGCGCCGGAGCATATCCGCGCCATTCGGTTCCGGCCCGATCACCCGCTGGTAGAGCGGTTGACCGGCCAGACTACAGTCTTGACCCGTCAAGCAATCGAAGCCGGGCCCCAGTTCCGGGCCCTGTGGGCCCAGGAACGAGAGGATCTGGCACATTTAGAAGCAGAACTGCTGATCCCTCTGCGGGTCAAAAATGAATTGATCGGCATCTTCGTCATCGGTCCTAAGGTCTCGGGCGAAGATTATTCTACCGATGATCAGACTGTCCTGGTGACGCTGGCCAACCAGACCGCGGTGGCCATCGAGAATGCCCATTTGTTCGCCGTGGCCAGGCGAGTGGATGAATTGGCCCTGCTCAATAGAATCTCCTCGGTAGTAACCTCCTCACTGAACGTGCGAGAAGTGCTGGAGACCATCGTGCAGGCCATCCCAGAGGTGATGCGTTGCCAGAAAGCAGCGCTCTTCGAATTAAACCCTCAGAACAACACCTTGGATCTGGTTGCCGGGTGGGGGCTCCGTGAGGAATTCATCGCTCATTCCCAGAGATTGCCAGTGGGCGAGAGCGCACGGGCCCTGGCTGCTTCACTGAACGCACCCTTGGTGGTAGGAGATATCTTCACCGACCCACGGTTCGCCGACTTTGTGGCCTTGGCTCGCACGGAGGGATTCCGCGCCTTCGTGGATGTGCCCCTGCGAGGGAAAGAGGGCACGCTCGGAGTGCTGACTGCCTACTACAGCCGCCCACACGATTTCGCCGCGAACGAAATAGAACTGCTGACTACTTTTGCCAACCAGGCCGCTATCGCTATTGAGAACGCCAGGCTCTACGGACGCACCGATGAAAGCCTGCGCGAACGCGTCCGGGAACTGACTGCCCTGCAGCGAGTGGGCCTACAAGTGGCCTCGACCCTCAACCTACAGGAGGTGTTGGATCGGGTTGTCCAGGCTATTGTGAGCCTGGGCTACCAGGCGGCATTGTTAGCCCAGTACGAGGAGGAAACCAGTAGCTTCACCGTGCGCGCGTATTCCATTGACCCAGCGCTGGTAGAGGCGGGAGAATCTTTGGCCGGGATGAAAGTGATCGAAGGCAAAGTGGCCTTGGCACAGAAAGAGAACTTGGGGGTGCAAGCAACCCTCACCGGCCGCGTATATACCACCCATTCCCTATATGACCTCTTCCGCCCCGTCGTGAGCGCTGAGATATGCCAAATCGTCCAGGAGATGGCGGGCATCAAGACCATGGCCACCATCCCCCTTATGATCAAGAACAAGCCGGTGGGGAACATATTGGTAGCCACAGTGAGGGAGACCATTACCGATGATGAGATCCATTCCCTCCAGGCCTTTGCTCACCAGGCAGCCCTGGCTATCGAGAACGCCCGCCTCTATCAATCGGAGCAGGAGAGACGAAAGGTCGCCGATACGTTGAGAGAGGTTGCCGGCGTCTTGGGCTCGACCTTGGACCTGAGAGATGTACTCGATCGAATCTTGGAACAACTCGGGAAACTCGTTGCCTACGATAGCGCCTCTATCATACTCCTCTCAGGCCAGACCATTCGAATTGCAGCCGGGCGAGGTTTCCCCGACCTCGAGCGCGCCTTGCAGGTCTCCTTTTCTTTGGAAGAGGACGCTCTTGCCCGCCACATCGTGGAGACCCGACAACCCCTGTTCTTGCCCGATGCTCAGAAAGACGGGCGTTTCCGGGGCTTGGGCGGCACTGAGTACGTCCGAGGCTGGCTTGGTGTTCCCCTGCTGGTCAAGGGCGAGGTGATCGGTCTCTTGACCGTGGACCACCGGCAGCCCGGCGCCTACAGCGAGGAAATGGCGCGGACTGCGCTGGCTTTCGCTAACCAGGCTGCCCTGGCCATCGAGAACGCTCGTCTGTACGAAGAGGCTCAGGCCCGGGTGAGGGAACTCTCTGCTCTCACCCGGGTGGGCGAAGCCATCAACCGCGCCCTCAGCCTGGAAGAGATCCTGGACATTGTGCTACGAGAGGCCATGACCCTGGTGGGTCGAGAAGAGGGGTCCATTGTGCTCCTCGATCCCAGGACGAACACTATGCGCATCGCGACCCAGCGGGGCTTGCCGCCGGAGGCAGTGGAGTCCTTCAATACCCGCCCTGTCTACGCCCACGAAGGCACTTTCGGCGTCGTCATCCAAACCGGGGAGATGCTGGAAATACCGGATACCGGCTCTGACCCCCGGGTTCTGCGCCAGGCAGGTCGCATCCCGCCACAACTCACCAACGTGCCATTGCGGACCAAGGAGGGGGTCATTGGCGTGATCGCTCTGGACGCCATACCGCCAGATGACCGAGCCCGGGGATTGCTCCTGGCCCTGGCCGATCTGGCGGCCATCGCTATCCAGCGGGCCCGGCTTTTCGAGGCAGAGCGAACGAGGGCCGCCCAGATGGCGCTCATCAGCAAGGTGAGCGAAAAGGCTGCTTCCTTCCTGGAAGCCGATAGGTTGATCCAAGAAGTAACCCATGCTATCCGAGAGAGCTTCCATTATTACAACGTAGCCTTTTTCCTGGTGGACGAAGAACACCGCCGATTGCTGTTGCGCGCTGCCAGCGGCGGCTACGAGCGCTTTGTGGCGGAGGGGTATCAGCAGTCTCTGGACGAGGGCATCATCGGCTACGTCGCCAGAACGGGTCGTTCCTGGTTGGCCAATGACATCAGCAAAGACCCTTACTACATCCCTGGTTTTCTGCCAGAGGTACTCACCAAATCGGAGTTGTGTGTCCCCATCAAGATGGGTGATAAAGTCATCGGGGCTCTGGATGTGCAAAGCATCCGTCTCAATGAGTTTGGTCAAGAGGATGTTGTGGCCATGGAAGTATTAGCAGACCGGATAGCCACCGCCATCCAGAACGCCAGACTCTATGAGCAGGAGCAGCGCCGAGCCACTCAACTGAGGACCGTCAGCGAGGTGGCAAAGGACGTCACTTCCTTGCTCGAATTGGACATACTACTATATCGGGTGGTGGACTTGCTGGCCAGGACCTTTGGCTATCATTATGCCAATATTCTCCTGGTGGATCCAGGGACGCAGGAACTCGTTCTCAGAGCCAGTGCCGGACAGAAGGGAGGAGCTGCTCCAGGCATCCGTCTCAAAGTGGGGGAACGGGGGATCACCGGCTGGGTGGCCGGGAGTGGGCAGCCCCTGTTGGTCAACGATGTAGATAAAGAGCCTCGCTACTATTTTGTGGAGGAGATGAAGGAGACGAGATCCGAGTTGGCTGTCCCCATCAAATTGCGGGAGGAGGTCATCGGAGTACTGGACGTGCAGAGCGCGCAATTAGGCGCTTTCGGCGCGGGAGATCTCGAGATCTTGCAAACCCTGGCCGACCAGGTGGCCATCGCCATCGAAAATGCCCGGCTCTACGCCGCCGAGCACGCCCGCGCTGTGGAGTCATCCTTATTGCTTGACATTGCGAACGCGGTGAACTCGACGCTGGACCTGACCCAAGTGCTGAAAATCATCGCCCACCGCACGGCCCGGGTCTGCGATGTCACTCGTTGCAGTATATTCCTCTTGAACCCCGAGGGCGAACACATTGTGCCCTTGATGTCACAGTTCGCTTCTGGGAAAGTGGACAAAGATCTTTGGGCTCGCTTCAAGCCCGAAACGTACTCTCAGGCCATCGAAGAGATCCCTGCCCTGGTGCAAGTGATGCGCCAGCGCCAGGCTTTGGTGTTAGAAGGCGAGACGCTAGGTCTTCTGCCGGCAGATTGGGTCGTTCCCTTCGGCATACAGAGCGTGCTCATCGTCCCGCTGGTGCGCAAAGATGAGGTCATCGGTTTCATGGCCTTAGACTACGTGGAGCCCGGGAGGCAATTCGAGGCCGGGAAGATCGCCTTGGCCAGCACCATTGCCAGCCAAGTCTCCGTGGCCATCGAGAACGCTCGGCTTTACCAGCAAGCAGTGGAGGAAAGACGCAAGAGCGATACTATTGTGGCAGAAACCTTCAGCGGCATCATCGTCGTGGACCTGGACCTGCGCATCCTGATTTTCAACCCCGCCGCCGAAACCATCACTGGTTATCGGGGCGCGGAGGTTGTAGGTCGTCGGTTGGATGAGGTGTTCGGTGAAAGCCTGACCGCGCCCAACAGCCCTCTCTCACAGAGCATGGCCGCGGGAGAGCGAGTGCCATCGAAGGAATTGGTCCTGAGAGGCACCGATGCAAACCGCGATGTGTTGATGGGCGTTACCCCTCTGCGCGACCACACAGGCAACATTTTCGGCTACCTGCTCAGTTTCACCGACATCTCCCGCTTGAAAGAGGTGGACCGCCTCAAATCCAACATCATATCCAACGTGTCGCACGAGTTGCGCACCCCACTGGCCACGGTGAAGGCCTATGCGGAACTGCTTCTCGACCACTTAGACGAGGGCGATTTGAAGATGCGGGCACAATTCCTGCAGGTGATCGAGCGCGAGACAGACCGGCTCACCGATATCGTGAACGATTTGCTGAACCTGTCGCGGCTCGAGTCCGGGCGCTTTGAGCCCAGGCGCGCGCCCCTGGACCTGAGTCAGGTAATCAATGAAGTGGTATCACTCCTGCACATCCAAGCCCAGCAGCGTCGTATCACCGTCCAAGTAGATGTGGATACAGACCTCCCCCCCATCCAGGCCGACCGGGAGATGATCACCATCGTGGTCAAGAATCTGCTGAGCAACGCCATCAAGTTCAGCCACGACGGTGGTCTCGTGAACGTGTCGGCCTACGAGAAGGACGGAAATGTCATCCTGAGCGTGCAGGATCATGGAGTGGGCATACCGCCAGAGTCTATGCCACACCTGTTCGAGAAATTCTATCGCGCACCCATAGCCGCTAAATTGGGCATCAAAGGTGCTGGCTTGGGCCTGGCATTGGCGCGGGAGGCCACGGAGGCCCACGGAGGCAAGATCGAGGTGCAAAGCGAATTAGGAGCGGGCAGCCGTTTCACTGTAATATTACCGAAAGAAGGCGCTCTCCAAGAAGCAGCAATGACGGAAGAAGGAGGCCAAAATGGCTAG
- a CDS encoding methyltransferase domain-containing protein, which produces MASVVEEAFREWAPTYDETFVKEVEQYGSIKYADLMMRLLESMELAGGERVLDVATGTGAIAIAAAKRVGPAGKVVGVDITPAMLERATQNVKAAGLEERIELHHASAMALPFPDEDFDVVVSSMAMHHTVVEDALAEMVRVLKPGGRLVITDMGASPAWRTGSGKVVVRLLLFFYQLSRGFSAQARAEGLAFTQTYTIAEWRAWLERFGLSDIEIHDFPHPTERWYPVILLMRSVKSPPAQRV; this is translated from the coding sequence ATGGCCAGTGTGGTAGAAGAAGCCTTCCGTGAGTGGGCACCCACTTACGATGAGACCTTCGTCAAGGAGGTCGAACAGTACGGCAGCATCAAATATGCTGACCTAATGATGCGACTGTTGGAGAGCATGGAGTTAGCAGGCGGGGAGCGTGTTCTGGACGTGGCAACAGGCACCGGCGCCATCGCCATCGCCGCCGCCAAGCGCGTGGGGCCGGCGGGAAAGGTAGTCGGCGTGGACATCACCCCGGCTATGTTGGAGCGAGCGACGCAGAACGTAAAGGCAGCGGGGCTCGAGGAGCGCATCGAATTGCACCACGCTTCGGCCATGGCCCTGCCCTTTCCCGACGAGGACTTCGACGTGGTCGTCAGTTCCATGGCCATGCATCACACCGTAGTGGAAGATGCCCTGGCAGAGATGGTGCGGGTTCTGAAACCAGGCGGTCGGCTGGTCATCACCGATATGGGAGCCAGCCCCGCCTGGCGCACGGGCAGCGGCAAGGTCGTCGTGCGCCTCCTGCTTTTCTTCTATCAACTATCCCGCGGTTTCAGTGCCCAAGCGCGAGCGGAGGGGTTGGCCTTCACCCAAACGTACACCATCGCCGAGTGGCGTGCTTGGCTAGAACGGTTCGGCCTGTCCGACATCGAAATTCACGATTTCCCACATCCAACAGAGAGATGGTACCCAGTTATCCTACTGATGAGGTCTGTTAAGAGCCCGCCCGCCCAAAGGGTGTGA
- a CDS encoding GH3 auxin-responsive promoter family protein, with amino-acid sequence MVTAAQLLREGRRDEVWRKYCGFIDLSLKEFMQVQKRLLLEQIQVLGSCELGRKLMRGQVPRSVEEFRAMVPLTTYDDYAPYLPEKRGDVLPRPPYVWVRTSGRSGEYECKWAPYPREFYEKVSEFMITSFIFASCAGRGDVRLEPGDTCLYTLAPPPYMTGGLLGRGLQEQLEVRMLPPMGEGDTMGFQERVEAGFKMALDAGIDLFYGLSSVLVGVAEQFQSRSGRTMKLSADYLKPNVLFRLGRGFLNSRRQGRALLPKDLWSVKGIVAGGMDTAFFASRIEEYWGCKPLEGYGGSEFGGVAVQLWNRKGMTFLADCNFLEFIPETEFLRTCEDPTYRPSTLLLDELSPGIYELVVTNFHGGIFTRYRIGDLIEIIALRDDELGVDIPQMQFYARADGLIDLGGFTRLTEKALWQVFTDSGIPYADWTARKEYVGDKPVLHAYVELKEGATTSLEEVTQSLHTALSNLDPGYAEMKPMLGIDPLKVTLLPPGSFGRYIKKKQEQGAELAHLKPPRVNARDTVVETLLSA; translated from the coding sequence ATGGTTACCGCAGCACAATTGCTCAGGGAGGGACGTCGGGATGAGGTGTGGCGGAAGTATTGCGGCTTCATAGACCTCAGTCTGAAAGAGTTCATGCAGGTCCAGAAACGCCTGCTCCTGGAGCAAATCCAGGTGCTCGGCTCCTGCGAACTCGGCCGCAAACTGATGCGTGGTCAGGTCCCGCGCAGTGTGGAGGAGTTCCGGGCTATGGTTCCACTGACCACCTATGATGATTACGCGCCGTATCTGCCGGAAAAGCGCGGCGATGTGCTGCCTCGCCCGCCCTACGTCTGGGTACGCACCTCCGGCCGCTCCGGAGAGTACGAGTGCAAGTGGGCCCCCTACCCCCGCGAGTTCTACGAGAAGGTGAGCGAATTTATGATCACCTCTTTCATTTTCGCTTCCTGCGCCGGGCGCGGCGATGTGCGCCTTGAACCAGGTGACACGTGTCTTTACACACTGGCGCCGCCGCCCTATATGACCGGTGGACTCTTGGGCCGAGGGTTGCAAGAGCAACTGGAGGTCCGCATGTTGCCGCCTATGGGCGAAGGCGATACGATGGGCTTTCAGGAGCGCGTCGAAGCAGGGTTCAAGATGGCCCTGGACGCAGGCATTGACCTTTTCTACGGCCTCTCCAGCGTCTTGGTAGGTGTGGCCGAGCAGTTCCAGAGCCGCTCGGGTCGCACTATGAAACTATCAGCGGACTATTTGAAGCCCAATGTGCTATTTCGTCTTGGCCGTGGCTTCTTGAATAGCAGACGACAGGGGCGGGCACTCCTACCAAAAGACCTCTGGTCGGTCAAGGGCATTGTGGCCGGGGGAATGGACACGGCTTTCTTCGCCAGCCGCATTGAGGAATACTGGGGTTGCAAGCCACTGGAAGGATACGGCGGAAGCGAGTTTGGAGGCGTCGCCGTCCAACTCTGGAATCGCAAGGGGATGACCTTTCTTGCGGACTGCAATTTCTTGGAATTCATCCCCGAGACGGAATTCCTGCGCACCTGCGAAGATCCTACGTATCGGCCCTCCACTCTCTTGCTGGACGAACTCAGCCCAGGTATTTACGAATTGGTGGTGACGAACTTCCATGGCGGCATCTTCACCCGGTATCGCATCGGTGACCTCATTGAGATCATCGCCCTGCGCGATGATGAATTAGGCGTAGACATCCCCCAGATGCAGTTCTACGCCCGCGCAGACGGCCTAATAGACCTGGGAGGTTTCACCCGCCTGACGGAGAAGGCCTTATGGCAAGTCTTTACGGACTCCGGCATCCCCTACGCTGACTGGACAGCACGGAAAGAATATGTGGGGGATAAACCCGTCCTCCATGCGTACGTGGAACTGAAAGAGGGTGCTACGACATCGCTGGAGGAAGTTACCCAGTCGTTGCACACAGCCTTGTCGAACTTGGACCCGGGTTATGCCGAGATGAAGCCCATGCTGGGCATAGACCCGCTGAAAGTAACTTTGCTACCCCCTGGATCATTTGGGCGTTATATCAAGAAGAAACAGGAGCAGGGAGCCGAACTGGCACATCTGAAGCCGCCGCGTGTCAATGCCCGTGATACTGTGGTAGAGACGTTGCTCTCGGCCTAA
- a CDS encoding DUF1295 domain-containing protein, whose protein sequence is MAYTVLGTVALLANFLLDIVALRGIRYWKLLIEILTTVVFCFAVWMAALQSSTETMSAVRTAIGIALLVTAIVLLAYSLFWEIPFRSTYLRDGVGDQLVTTGTYALCRHPEVLWSGLLFLAVYCMSGGWLFLTSAILWLAILVLRVYVMERVYLVPVFGDAYRKYQQQTPMLIPNAQSVRRCVQSFRKG, encoded by the coding sequence ATGGCGTACACGGTCCTGGGCACAGTTGCACTACTCGCCAATTTTCTGTTGGACATCGTTGCCCTCCGGGGCATCCGGTATTGGAAACTGCTGATCGAGATCTTGACGACGGTGGTGTTCTGCTTTGCCGTATGGATGGCAGCGTTGCAATCCTCAACGGAAACTATGTCCGCGGTCAGGACGGCGATAGGGATCGCGTTGCTTGTCACAGCCATTGTTCTACTGGCATACTCTCTTTTCTGGGAGATACCATTTCGTTCCACCTACTTGCGCGATGGAGTGGGCGATCAACTAGTCACAACAGGCACTTACGCTTTATGCCGGCATCCTGAGGTACTCTGGAGTGGGCTCTTGTTTCTGGCCGTCTATTGTATGTCTGGCGGGTGGCTGTTCTTGACGAGCGCGATCCTTTGGCTGGCCATCCTTGTTCTGCGCGTGTATGTAATGGAGCGTGTCTATCTCGTGCCAGTGTTCGGCGATGCGTATAGGAAATATCAACAGCAGACTCCCATGCTAATACCGAACGCGCAAAGCGTTCGCCGCTGCGTGCAGTCCTTTCGCAAGGGCTGA
- a CDS encoding radical SAM protein, whose amino-acid sequence MPVGHTPPILIITGFEPYEVARASADGIPALPLFMPALLGQKERICLMAPVLGAVAVATYLIAHERADVTLANFAPDTISFDGSEIVAISSTFMGEEWVRTIADAVREASPSAKIILGGPLSWSIPPEILLQNIPALDAIILREGEETFREMILALRAGSSLEHVNDIAFRHNNKAVITPRRAFLAMDSLPYPDWELLGFTPQGSDGYINVLPVETARGCIYNCAFCSEVHYWDKPVRHKSPQRVVEEFRRGMTKYGTRVFRIVDSCFTAPRRRCTEVCDAIYQELTSKGLGLRWTAYGRVNDLTPELLDSMKRAGCAALDIGVESGDAGILRSMNKGYTPADIINAARMAREAGIITHFNLVIGFPGETAETIENTIAVLNEAQPDTFGPYVLDVAPHTHIYENRARYGIIGERMTWEHRTMNSGEAFAAMMEVIGRVTNSTYFPGGEYFVGYLLALGYSLDEIRQFYRAVRLVWREGETACEGTPELSLVRQVGKRLGPFF is encoded by the coding sequence ATGCCCGTGGGCCATACACCACCCATACTCATCATCACAGGCTTCGAGCCCTACGAGGTCGCACGTGCGAGCGCGGACGGCATACCGGCTCTCCCGCTCTTCATGCCGGCGCTACTGGGACAAAAGGAGCGTATATGCCTGATGGCCCCAGTTCTCGGCGCTGTGGCCGTGGCAACGTACCTGATCGCGCATGAGCGAGCCGATGTTACGCTGGCTAATTTCGCTCCCGATACGATTTCCTTTGACGGCAGCGAGATCGTCGCTATTTCCTCCACATTCATGGGCGAGGAATGGGTTCGGACAATTGCCGATGCCGTCCGAGAAGCATCCCCCAGCGCTAAAATTATCCTGGGTGGCCCCTTGAGTTGGTCTATCCCACCAGAGATCCTGCTGCAGAATATCCCCGCTCTCGATGCCATTATCCTGCGCGAAGGAGAGGAAACCTTCCGCGAAATGATCCTAGCGCTCCGGGCCGGCTCCTCTCTGGAACACGTGAACGACATTGCTTTCCGGCACAACAACAAGGCAGTGATTACCCCACGCCGTGCCTTTCTGGCTATGGATTCCTTACCATACCCGGACTGGGAACTCTTGGGCTTCACTCCTCAAGGCTCAGATGGGTACATAAACGTACTCCCCGTGGAGACCGCGCGTGGGTGCATCTACAATTGTGCATTTTGCTCCGAGGTGCATTACTGGGACAAACCCGTTCGACACAAGTCACCGCAGCGGGTTGTCGAGGAGTTTCGACGCGGTATGACCAAGTACGGCACGCGTGTATTCCGCATCGTGGACTCATGCTTTACCGCGCCTCGCCGACGATGCACCGAGGTCTGTGATGCCATCTATCAGGAGTTGACCTCCAAAGGATTGGGTCTGCGCTGGACGGCCTACGGGCGCGTGAACGATTTGACGCCGGAACTGCTGGATTCGATGAAACGAGCAGGATGCGCGGCCCTGGATATCGGGGTGGAATCTGGCGATGCCGGCATTCTAAGGAGCATGAACAAGGGTTACACACCAGCGGATATCATAAACGCCGCACGTATGGCCCGTGAGGCTGGAATTATCACCCACTTTAATTTGGTGATCGGCTTTCCTGGGGAGACAGCAGAAACCATAGAAAACACGATTGCGGTCTTAAACGAGGCTCAACCAGACACCTTTGGCCCCTACGTGCTCGACGTCGCTCCCCACACTCATATCTATGAGAACCGTGCGAGATACGGCATCATCGGTGAGCGAATGACCTGGGAACACCGCACTATGAACAGTGGAGAGGCTTTTGCCGCTATGATGGAAGTGATAGGGCGGGTAACGAATTCCACCTATTTTCCGGGGGGCGAATACTTTGTGGGATATTTGCTTGCTCTGGGCTACTCTTTAGACGAGATAAGGCAGTTCTATCGGGCAGTTCGACTGGTGTGGCGAGAGGGCGAAACAGCCTGCGAAGGAACTCCGGAACTGTCCCTCGTCCGACAGGTTGGCAAACGGTTGGGGCCGTTTTTCTAA